Proteins from a genomic interval of Oryctolagus cuniculus chromosome 8, mOryCun1.1, whole genome shotgun sequence:
- the TNIP3 gene encoding TNFAIP3-interacting protein 3 isoform X2, with amino-acid sequence MAHSVQGTPRRSAAEVSTEQAECAQSSRKNLTNSLEQKIRCLEKQRKELLEVNWQWDQQFRSMKELYEQKVAELKTKLDAAERCLSTQEKDRPQSRGEALSRDPRWRQEKENERLAEELHELKKENKLLKEKIVLVTKKKEHYECEIKRLNKALQDALKIEYSSVSEDYLRKSKVECSHEEMRTELEVLKQQVRIYEEDFKKERSDRERLNQEKEELQQINQTSQSQLSRLNSQIKACQMEKEKLEKQLKQMHFPTCNCGLVFHLRDPWVPTVPGAVQDQQEHPPDYQWHAFEQLPPDVQHKANGSSSEKRVNQ; translated from the exons ATGGCCCATTCTGTACAGGGCACACCTAGAAGAAGTGCTGCAGAAGTTTCTACGGAGCAGGCAGAG tgtgcTCAATCATCAAGAAAGAACTTGACAAATTCCCTTGAACAAAAGATAAGGTGcttggagaaacagagaaaagag CTCCTGGAAGTTAATTGGCAATGGGATCAGCAATTCAGAAGCATGAAAGAGCTATACGAACAAAAG GTCGCAGAGCTGAAAACGAAACTGGACGCGGCGGAAAGATGCCTCAGCACCCAGGAGAAGGATCGCCCGCAGAGCCGGGGAGAGGCCCTGAGCCGGGACCCTCGGTGGCGCCAAGAG aagGAGAATGAAAGACTAGCTGAAGAATTACATGAACTGAAGAAAGAGAATAagcttttgaaagaaaaaattgttcTCGTGACTAAGAAGAAGGAACACTACGAATGTGAAATAAAACGCCTCAATAAG GCTCTTCAGGATGCCTTGAAAATCGAGTACTCTTCAGTTTCTGAGGACTATTTGAGGAAGTCTAAAGTGGAATGCAGCCACGAGGAGATGAGAACAGAATTGGAAGTTCTCAAACAGCAG GTGCGAATATATGAAGAAGACTTCAAAAAGGAGCGATCAGATAGAGAAAGACTTAATCAAGAGAAGGAAGAGCTGCAGCAAATTAATCAAACTTCTCAATCCCAACTGAGCAGGCTGAATTCTCAG ATCAAAGCTTGtcagatggagaaagaaaaactggaaaagcaACTAAAACAG ATGCATTTCCCTACCTGTAACTGTGGCTTGGTTTTCCACCTGCGGGATCCATGGGTACCAACAGtccctggggctgtgcaggaTCAACAGGAGCACCCA